A window from Citrus sinensis cultivar Valencia sweet orange chromosome 5, DVS_A1.0, whole genome shotgun sequence encodes these proteins:
- the LOC102609725 gene encoding putative disease resistance RPP13-like protein 1 isoform X1: protein MSLIGEAILTASVDLLVKKLASEGVLFFARQKEIEADLMRWANMLEMIKAVLDDAEEKKTTNQFVKKWLGKLQNLAYDVEDLLDEFQTEAFRRRLLLGNGEPAAAHDQPSSSRTRTSKFRKLIPACCTTFTPQSIQFDYGLMSKIKEINSRFQEIVTQKNSLGLNVSSAGRSTEDRQRRETTSLVNEAKVYGRETEKKEIVELLLKDDSRKDGGFSVISITGMGGLGKTTLAQLVYNDKQVEDHFDLKAWTCVSDDFDLIRLTKSILLSIASDQKVDDHDLNKLQEKLKKQLLRKKFLLVLDDVWNENNNDWVQLSLPFEAGAQGSKIVVTTRNQQVAKIMRPDQAYELKNLSTEDCLSVFSQHSLGTRDFSSHKSLEDIGKKIVIKCNGLPLAAKTLGGLLCGEHDRGVWEDVLSSKIWELPEDRCPIIPALAVSYYYLSAPLKQCFAHCSLFPKDYEFEEEEIILLWSASGFLDHKEREKTGEDLGRKFFKELRSRSFLQQSSNNKSRFVMHDLVSDLAQWAAGEMYFTMEYTSEVNKQQRFSRYLRHLSYIRGDYDGVQRFGDLYDIQHLRTFLPVILSNSKPGYLAPSMLPKLLKLQSLRVFSLRGYRILELPDSVGDLRYLRYLNLSGTEIRTLPESVSKLYNLHSLLLEDCDRLEKLCADMGNLVKLHHLKNSNTKSLEEMPVGIGRLTCLQTLCSFVVGKDSGSGLRELKLLTQLRGTLCISNLENVKHIVDAEDAQLDRKENLKELWLRWTRSTDGSSSREAETEEGVLDMLKPHTNLEQFCIKGYGGTKFPAWLGDSLFSKLVTLKFKNCNMCTALPSVGQLPSLKHLVVCGMSSVRRLDPEFYGKGASIPFPCLETLRFEDMEEWEDWIPHGSGQGVEGFPTLRELHILGCAKLQGTFPEHLPALEMLVIEGCEELSISITSLPALCKFEIGGCKKVVWRSATGHLGSQNSVVCRDASNQVFLAGPLKLRLPKLEELEINDMKEQTYIWKSHNGLLQDISSLKRLTIASCPKLQSLVAEEEKDQQQQLCELSSRLEYLRLSYCEGLVKLPQSSLSLSSLREIEIYGCRSLVSFPEVALPSKLKKIEISSCDALKSLPEAWMCDTNSSLEILEISGCDSLTYIAGVQLPLSLKRLKICHCDNIRTLTVEEGIQCSSGRRYTSSLLEHLEIYSCPSLTCIFSKNELPATLESLEVGNLPPSLKLLLVWGCSKLESIAEMLDNNTSLEKINISGCGNLQTLPSGLHNLCQLQEISIASCGNLVSSPEGGLPCAKLAMLAIYNCKRLEALPKGLHNLTSLQELTIGRGVALPSLEEDGLPTNLHVLLINGNMEIWKSMIERGRGFHRFSSLRQLTIMNCDDDMVSFPPKADDKGSGTALPLPASLTYLRIEGFPNLERLTSSIVDLQNLTGLVLGGCRKLKYFPEKGLPSSLLYLRISRCPLMAEKCRKDGGQYWDLLTHIPCVEIYDVEMSVDGREVREVREVQRGWRTILGLVNPYTLCSNSPTNEWVEVVD, encoded by the exons atgtcgcTCATCGGAGAGGCAATCCTTACGGCGTCCGTTGATTTGCTGGTCAAGAAGTTAGCTTCAGAGGGGGTTCTGTTTTTTGCACGCCAAAAGGAGATCGAGGCCGATCTGATGAGGTGGGCGAATATGTTGGAGATGATCAAGGCGGTGCTTGATGATGCTGAGGAGAAGAAGACGACTAATCAGTTTGTGAAGAAGTGGCTTGGCAAGCTTCAGAACCTGGCTTATGATGTTGAAGACTTGTTGGATGAGTTTCAAACTGAGGCTTTCCGGAGGAGGTTGCTGCTTGGGAATGGAGAACCAGCTGCTGCTCATGATCAACCCAGTAGCAGTCGTACAAGAACAAGCAAGTTTAGGAAGCTCATTCCTGCTTGCTGCACCACTTTTACTCCACAATCGATTCAGTTCGATTATGGCTTGATGTCCAAAATCAAAGAGATCAACAGCAGATTTCAAGAAATTGTGACACAGAAAAACTCGCTGGGTTTGAACGTAAGTTCAGCGGGGAGGAGCACAGAAGACAGGCAAAGACGAGAGACAACCTCTTTGGTGAATGAAGCCAAAGTATATGGCAGGGAAACagaaaagaaggaaattgTTGAATTGTTGTTGAAGGATGATTCAAGAAAGGATGGTGGATTCTCTGTTATTTCTATTACAGGTATGGGCGGGCTGGGTAAAACCACTCTTGCTCAGCTTGTCTACAATGATAAGCAAGTGGAGGACCATTTTGATCTCAAGGCATGGACTTGCGTCTCTGATGATTTTGATCTTATCAGGCTTACAAAATCAATCCTACTTTCAATTGCTAGTGACCAGAAAGTGGATGATCACGACTTAAATAAGCTTCaagagaaattgaagaaacaactgcttagaaagaaatttttgctTGTTTTAGATGACGTTTGGAATGAGAATAACAATGACTGGGTTCAACTCAGCCTTCCATTTGAAGCTGGCGCACAGGGAAGTAAGATTGTTGTCACTACTCGCAATCAACAGGTTGCAAAAATCATGAGGCCGGATCAAGCTTATGAATTGAAAAACTTGTCAACTGAGGATTGTCTGTCTGTGTTTTCTCAGCACTCTTTGGGGACAAGAGATTTCAGTTCACACAAGTCATTGGAGGACATTGGCAAGAAGATAGTGATCAAATGCAATGGCTTGCCCTTGGCAGCAAAAACACTGGGAGGACTTTTATGTGGAGAACATGACAGAGGTGTGTGGGAAGATGTGCTCAGTAGCAAGATATGGGAATTACCAGAAGATAGATGTCCCATTATACCAGCTCTTGCAGTGAGCTATTATTATCTTTCGGCACCTTTGAAACAATGCTTTGCACACTGCTCGTTGTTTCCGAAGGATTATGAATTTGAAGAGGaggagataattttattatggagtGCTTCGGGTTTCTTGGATCATAAAGAGCGTGAGAAAACTGGTGAAGATCTAGGTCGAAAGTTCTTTAAGGAGCTACGTTCAAGATCCTTTTTGCAGCAATCAAGCAACAATAAATCACGATTTGTGATGCACGACCTCGTCAGTGACCTTGCTCAATGGGCTGCTGGGGAAATGTACTTCACAATGGAGTATACCTCTGAGGTTAACAAGCAACAAAGGTTTTCCAGATATCTTCGTCATCTGTCGTATATTCGTGGAGATTATGATGGCGTTCAAAGGTTTGGGGACTTGTATGATATCCAACATTTGAGAACTTTTTTACCGGTAATACTGTCAAATAGTAAGCCTGGCTACTTGGCTCCTAGCATGCTTCCTAAGTTGCTCAAACTCCAAAGCTTGAGGGTCTTCTCTCTGCGTGGATACCGCATCCTTGAGCTGCCGGATTCAGTTGGTGATTTGAGGTATTTAAGGTACCTTAACCTGTCTGGAACTGAGATTAGAACTCTACCTGAATCAGTCAGCAAGCTTTACAATTTGCATAGTCTTTTGTTGGAAGATTGTGATCGGCTGGAGAAGTTGTGTGCAGACATGGGAAATCTCGTCAAATTGCATCATCTTAAGAATTCAAATACGAAGTCGTTGGAGGAAATGCCGGTAGGAATTGGCAGGCTGACTTGTCTTCAGACGTTGTGTAGTTTTGTTGTGGGAAAAGACAGTGGTTCTGGGTTACGAGAGCTAAAGTTGTTGACGCAACTTAGGGGGACACTTTGCATTTCAAATTTGGAGAATGTAAAACACATTGTTGATGCCGAGGACGCTCAATTGGATAGAAAGGAGAATCTTAAAGAATTATGGCTTCGATGGACACGCAGTACCGATGGTTCTTCTTCAAGGGAGGCAGAAACTGAAGAGGGGGTGCTTGACATGCTAAAACCTCATACAAATCTGGAGCAATTTTGCATCAAAGGCTATGGAGGTACAAAATTTCCAGCTTGGTTAGGAGATTCCTTGTTCTCAAAATTGGTGaccctaaaatttaaaaattgtaacatGTGTACTGCCCTGCCGTCAGTCGGGCAACTACCCTCTCTAAAGCATCTTGTAGTATGTGGAATGAGCAGCGTAAGGAGATTAGATCCAGAGTTCTATGGGAAGGGTGCTTCAATTCCTTTTCCATGCTTGGAGACTCTTCGTTTTGAAGACATGGAAGAATGGGAAGACTGGATTCCTCATGGATCCGGTCAAGGAGTTGAAGGGTTTCCTACATTGAGAGAGCTTCACATTTTAGGATGTGCCAAACTGCAAGGAACATTTCCAGAACACCTTCCTGCATTGGAGATGCTTGTTATTGAAGGATGTGAAGAATTGTCAATTTCAATTACGAGTCTTCCAGCTCTttgcaaatttgaaattggtGGATGTAAAAAGGTTGTGTGGAGAAGTGCAACTGGTCATCTCGGATCTCAGAATTCAGTGGTTTGTAGAGATGCATCAAATCAAGTGTTTCTTGCAGGGCCATTAAAGCTGCGACTGCCAAAATTGGAAGAATTGGAGATAAATGATATGAAAGAGCAGACATATATATGGAAGAGTCATAACGGATTACTACAAGACATTAGCTCTCTTAAAAGACTGACGATTGCAAGCTGTCCCAAACTTCAATCCTTGGTGGCGGAGGAAGAGAAAGACCAACAACAGCAGCTCTGCGAATTGTCAAGCAGACTCGAATATCTAAGATTGAGTTATTGCGAAGGCCTTGTGAAGCTGCCACAATCATCGCTCAGCCTCAGTTCCTTGAGAGAGATAGAAATCTACGGCTGCAGGTCCCTTGTTTCCTTTCCTGAGGTTGCTCTGCCTTCCAAGTTGAAGAAAATTGAGATTAGTTCTTGTGATGCACTGAAATCGTTACCAGAGGCATGGATGTGCGACACCAATTCGTCTCTCGAGATCTTGGAGATTTCGGGTTGCGATTCGTTGACATATATTGCTGGAGTCCAGCTACCACTGAGCCTTAAGAGGTTGAAGATCTGCCATTGCGATAATATAAGGACTTTGACAGTGGAAGAGGGCATCCAGTGTAGCAGCGGCAGAAGGTACACCTCATCTCTTCTCGAGCACTTAGAAATTTACAGTTGTCCATCATtgacatgtatattttcaaaaaacgAGTTACCTGCCACGCTTGAGTCCCTTGAAGTTGGCAATCTACCTCCGTCTCTTAAGTTGCTTTTAGTTTGGGGATGTTCGAAGCTGGAGTCAATAGCAGAAATGTTGGAcaacaacacatctcttgaaaaaatcaacatttcTGGTTGTGGAAATCTTCAAACTTTACCGAGTGGTTTACATAATCTTTGCCAGCTTCAAGAGATTAGTATTGCGAGTTGTGGAAATCTGGTGTCCTCTCCGGAAGGGGGATTGCCTTGTGCGAAACTCGCAATGCTGGCGATATATAATTGTAAGAGACTAGAGGCCTTACCCAAGGGATTGCACAATCTGACCTCTCTTCAAGAATTAACAATAGGAAGAGGAGTTGCGCTTCCAAGCCTTGAAGAAGATGGCCTTCCCACCAACCTTCATGTACTGCTGATTAATGGTAATATGGAGATTTGGAAGTCAATGATTGAGCGGGGCCGGGGATTTCACAGATTCTCCTCTCTGCGACAACTTACAATCATGAATTGTGATGACGACATGGTGTCATTCCCACCAAAGGCAGATGACAAAGGATCGGGGACCGCGCTTCCTCTTCCTGCCTCTCTAACATATCTGAGGATTGAAGGTTTTCCAAATCTGGAACGCCTAACTTCTTCAATTGTTGATCTTCAAAACCTCACTGGATTGGTTCTCGGGGGATGTCGCAAGCTCAAATACTTTCCGGAGAAGGGCCTGCCTTCCTCACTTTTGTATTTACGGATCTCGAGATGTCCGTTGATGGCAGAGAAGTGCAGAAAGGATGGAGGACAATATTGGGACTTGTTAACCCATATACCGTGTGTTGAAATATATG ATGTTGAGATGTCCGTTGATGGAAGAGAAGTAAGAGAAGTAAGAGAAGTGCAGAGAGGATGGAGAACAATATTGGGACTTGTTAACCCATATACCTTATGCTCGAATAGCCCGACTAATGAATGGGTAGAAGTGGTCGACTAA